One genomic region from Gemmobacter aquarius encodes:
- a CDS encoding ROK family transcriptional regulator — protein MLVSGHGEATEGRRGCGPLIPPLSDTLRPMRQQVFERVRAAGLIPRVQVAKDLGVSPASVTTITQELIEAGLIEEIAAPREGDQGRGRPAVALGVRASAHRVAGMKLSDREHTAVIVDFAGNLIADDVIPRRPGPMTVPEMLDAIETLLARVCAKAGLSRSDLSALGVGVPGFVDTTTGTVMWSSVLSDRSVPLAAVAAARVGLPVTIDNDANLVTLAELWFGAGRGLADFAVVTIEHGVGMGYVINHRIYRGAHGLGMELGHTKVQLDGALCRCGQRGCLEAYIADYALAREATTALNWTHREGQSIAVLLESLYDHAKAGNTAARSIFRRAGRYLAVGLSNVINLFDPALIILSGERMRYDYLYAQETLAEMENLAIQTGRPKPPIEIHAWGDLLWAHGAAALALSFVSEGLLLPVRDIAAQ, from the coding sequence ATGCTGGTTTCAGGTCACGGCGAGGCGACCGAGGGGCGCAGGGGTTGCGGGCCACTGATTCCCCCGCTTTCCGACACGCTTCGCCCGATGCGCCAGCAGGTGTTCGAACGCGTCCGTGCTGCAGGCCTCATACCCCGTGTGCAGGTCGCCAAAGACCTTGGCGTCAGCCCCGCCTCGGTGACCACGATAACGCAAGAACTGATCGAGGCCGGCCTGATCGAGGAAATCGCCGCCCCGCGTGAAGGCGATCAGGGCCGTGGCCGCCCCGCCGTTGCGCTTGGCGTGCGCGCCTCGGCCCACCGCGTTGCGGGAATGAAACTGTCCGACCGCGAACATACCGCCGTGATCGTCGACTTCGCCGGAAATCTGATCGCGGATGATGTGATCCCGCGCCGCCCCGGCCCGATGACCGTGCCCGAAATGCTCGACGCCATCGAAACCCTGCTGGCCCGCGTCTGCGCCAAGGCGGGCCTGTCGCGCAGTGATCTGTCGGCGCTTGGCGTCGGCGTGCCCGGTTTTGTCGACACCACGACCGGAACCGTCATGTGGTCATCGGTGCTGTCCGACCGCTCGGTCCCGCTTGCCGCAGTCGCCGCCGCCCGCGTGGGCCTGCCCGTCACCATCGACAACGACGCCAACCTCGTCACACTGGCCGAGCTTTGGTTCGGCGCGGGGCGCGGTCTGGCCGATTTCGCCGTCGTCACCATCGAACATGGCGTCGGCATGGGCTACGTGATCAACCACCGCATCTATCGCGGTGCCCACGGCCTCGGCATGGAGCTTGGCCACACCAAGGTGCAGCTTGACGGGGCGCTTTGCCGCTGCGGCCAACGCGGCTGTCTTGAAGCCTATATCGCCGACTACGCCCTTGCCCGCGAAGCTACCACCGCCCTCAACTGGACCCACCGCGAAGGCCAATCCATCGCCGTCCTGCTCGAAAGCCTGTATGACCACGCCAAGGCGGGCAACACCGCTGCCCGTTCCATCTTTCGCCGCGCGGGCCGCTACCTTGCCGTGGGCCTGTCCAATGTCATCAACCTGTTCGACCCGGCGCTGATCATCCTGTCGGGCGAACGGATGCGCTATGACTACCTTTACGCGCAGGAAACGCTGGCCGAGATGGAAAACCTCGCCATCCAGACCGGCCGCCCGAAGCCCCCCATCGAAATTCACGCATGGGGCGATCTGCTCTGGGCGCATGGCGCGGCGGCCTTGGCGCTGTCCTTCGTCAGCGAAGGCTTGCTGCTGCCGGTGCGCGACATCGCCGCACAATAA
- a CDS encoding substrate-binding domain-containing protein, with protein sequence MRNAILIAVLAVTGFSSAALAEGKKIGVSWAQFQEERWKIDEAAMKAAIEAAGNEYVSADAQSSAEKQLSDVDALIAQGVDALIINAWDKDAIGPAIEKAAAEGIPVVGYDRLIEDDRTFYLTFDNVGVGRIIAESVFAVAPKGNYAIIKGDPGDPNVGFLRQGMEEVIGAAVASGDIKIVGEANSDGWKPENAQKNMEQILTANNNAVDAVLAQNDGMAGGAAAALAAQGLNVPLGGQDGDLAAINRVARGTQTVSVWKDARQLGKAAGEIASALAGGAALDSIEGATKFSGGEKGIEMNAILLNPTAITKDTVALAIDAGHITKEAACEGAVAGVAGCE encoded by the coding sequence ATGCGTAACGCAATTCTGATCGCCGTTCTGGCGGTCACAGGTTTCTCGTCGGCAGCGCTGGCAGAGGGCAAGAAAATCGGTGTGTCCTGGGCCCAGTTCCAGGAAGAGCGCTGGAAGATCGACGAAGCGGCGATGAAAGCTGCGATCGAAGCTGCCGGCAACGAATATGTCTCGGCTGACGCTCAGTCGTCGGCTGAAAAGCAGCTTTCGGACGTTGACGCGCTGATCGCACAGGGCGTCGATGCGCTGATCATCAACGCTTGGGACAAAGATGCCATCGGGCCGGCCATCGAGAAAGCCGCCGCCGAAGGTATTCCGGTCGTCGGTTACGACCGCCTGATCGAAGACGACCGCACCTTCTATCTGACGTTCGACAACGTCGGCGTGGGCCGGATCATCGCGGAATCGGTGTTCGCCGTTGCCCCCAAGGGCAACTATGCGATCATCAAGGGCGACCCGGGTGACCCGAACGTCGGCTTCCTGCGTCAGGGCATGGAAGAAGTGATCGGCGCTGCTGTCGCTTCGGGCGACATCAAGATCGTCGGCGAAGCGAACTCGGACGGCTGGAAGCCCGAGAACGCCCAGAAGAACATGGAACAGATCCTGACCGCCAACAACAACGCGGTCGACGCTGTTCTGGCACAGAACGACGGCATGGCCGGTGGCGCTGCCGCTGCGCTGGCCGCTCAGGGCCTGAACGTTCCGCTGGGTGGTCAGGACGGCGACCTTGCCGCGATCAACCGTGTGGCCCGTGGCACCCAGACCGTTTCGGTTTGGAAAGATGCGCGTCAACTGGGCAAGGCCGCTGGCGAAATCGCCTCGGCTCTGGCTGGCGGTGCGGCGCTTGACTCGATCGAAGGCGCGACCAAGTTCTCGGGCGGCGAGAAGGGCATCGAGATGAATGCGATCCTTCTGAACCCGACCGCGATCACCAAGGACACCGTCGCTTTGGCAATCGACGCCGGCCACATCACCAAGGAAGCCGCTTGCGAAGGCGCGGTTGCCGGTGTTGCGGGCTGCGAATAA
- a CDS encoding sugar ABC transporter permease — protein MTDTTHRPQAPAEEGLIGRFLRATELDPRLIGMVGALLLIWVGFHAYGALVLGDGTFLTPRNLWNLSVQTATIGIMATGMVLVIITRNIDLSVGSIVGVTGMYMGLLQVEWLPQYLGLGHPAIWIVTVIFGIILGALIGALQGSLIAFLSIPSFIVTLGGLLIWRGVAFLAADGRTISPVDPTFALIGGGPYGSIGATGSWIIAAITCVGVIWLVARGRANRTLHGFPLRPIWAEVFMAVLGCAVILIATMVVNSYPWPKGILKDYYATLGQEVPEGAFIAHGFAYPVIILGVVAILMTILMTRTRFGRYVFAIGGNPEAAALSGINTRAMTVKIFTLMGALAGLAGVIGSARLNSATNALGDLDELYVIAAAVVGGTSLAGGVGTIYGAIIGALVLVSLQTGMVLIGFGDGSYRKIVIGAALVLAVYLDIVYRKRIK, from the coding sequence ATGACCGATACAACCCACCGACCCCAAGCCCCCGCCGAAGAAGGCCTGATCGGCCGTTTCCTGCGGGCGACAGAGCTTGACCCGCGACTGATCGGCATGGTCGGCGCGCTGCTGCTGATCTGGGTAGGCTTTCACGCCTATGGCGCGTTGGTGCTGGGAGACGGGACGTTCCTCACTCCGCGCAACCTGTGGAACCTGAGCGTGCAGACCGCAACCATCGGGATCATGGCGACGGGCATGGTGCTGGTCATCATCACACGCAACATCGATCTTTCGGTCGGGTCCATCGTCGGCGTGACGGGCATGTACATGGGCCTGTTGCAGGTCGAATGGCTGCCGCAATACCTCGGCCTCGGGCATCCGGCGATCTGGATCGTGACGGTGATCTTCGGGATCATCCTTGGCGCGCTGATCGGGGCGTTGCAGGGCAGCCTGATCGCGTTTCTGAGCATTCCTTCGTTTATCGTCACGCTGGGCGGTTTGCTGATCTGGCGTGGCGTGGCCTTTCTGGCGGCGGACGGACGCACGATTTCTCCGGTCGATCCGACATTCGCGCTGATCGGTGGCGGGCCTTATGGGTCTATCGGGGCGACGGGAAGCTGGATCATCGCGGCGATCACCTGTGTCGGGGTGATCTGGCTGGTGGCGCGGGGCCGGGCGAACCGGACCCTGCACGGATTTCCGCTGCGTCCGATCTGGGCCGAGGTGTTCATGGCCGTGCTGGGCTGCGCCGTGATCCTGATCGCGACGATGGTGGTCAATTCCTATCCATGGCCCAAGGGCATTCTGAAGGATTACTACGCGACGCTGGGGCAAGAGGTGCCGGAAGGCGCGTTCATCGCGCATGGCTTTGCCTATCCGGTGATCATTCTGGGCGTGGTCGCCATCCTGATGACGATCCTGATGACCCGTACGCGCTTTGGCCGCTATGTGTTTGCCATCGGCGGCAACCCCGAAGCGGCTGCGCTGTCGGGCATCAATACCCGTGCGATGACGGTGAAGATCTTTACGCTGATGGGCGCGCTGGCCGGTCTGGCCGGTGTGATCGGGTCGGCGCGTCTGAACAGCGCAACGAACGCGCTGGGCGATCTGGACGAACTTTACGTGATCGCTGCGGCGGTTGTCGGCGGCACCTCGCTGGCGGGTGGCGTGGGAACGATCTATGGCGCGATCATCGGGGCCTTGGTGCTGGTTTCGTTGCAGACAGGCATGGTGCTGATCGGTTTCGGCGACGGGTCATACCGCAAGATCGTGATCGGTGCGGCGCTCGTGCTCGCCGTCTATCTCGACATCGTTTACCGCAAGCGCATCAAGTAA
- a CDS encoding ATP-binding cassette domain-containing protein, translating into MSNNRGTPLVEMRDISISFGGIKAVDHVTVDLYPGEVVGLLGHNGAGKSTLIKCLSGAYKADVGEIRINGELVDINSPRDARALNIETIYQTLALADNLDAASNLFLGREIVNGFGFVDETKMEAETRKIMARLNPNFRKFNVPVSALSGGQRQSVAIARAVYFNAKILIMDEPTAALGPHETQMVAELIEELKKQGLGIFLIEHDIHNVMKLCDRASVMKNGQLVGTVDVNEVTDDDILGMIIMGKKPAKAA; encoded by the coding sequence ATGAGCAACAATCGCGGCACACCCCTTGTCGAGATGCGCGACATCTCGATTTCCTTCGGCGGGATCAAGGCGGTCGACCATGTGACGGTCGATCTGTATCCGGGCGAGGTTGTCGGTCTGCTGGGCCACAACGGGGCCGGAAAATCGACGCTGATCAAATGCCTGTCGGGGGCCTACAAGGCCGATGTCGGCGAAATCCGCATCAATGGCGAGTTGGTCGACATCAACAGCCCGCGCGATGCGCGTGCGCTGAACATCGAGACGATCTACCAGACGCTGGCCTTGGCAGACAACCTCGACGCCGCGTCGAACCTGTTTCTGGGGCGCGAGATCGTCAACGGCTTCGGTTTCGTGGACGAGACGAAGATGGAGGCCGAGACGCGCAAGATCATGGCGCGGCTGAACCCCAACTTCCGCAAGTTCAACGTGCCGGTCAGCGCGCTTTCGGGCGGTCAGCGCCAGTCGGTCGCCATTGCGCGGGCGGTGTATTTCAACGCCAAGATCCTGATCATGGACGAACCCACCGCCGCCCTTGGCCCGCACGAGACGCAGATGGTGGCCGAGCTTATCGAAGAGCTGAAAAAGCAGGGTCTGGGTATCTTCCTGATCGAGCATGACATCCACAACGTCATGAAGCTGTGCGATCGGGCGAGCGTGATGAAGAACGGGCAGCTTGTCGGCACGGTGGATGTGAACGAGGTCACCGATGACGACATTCTGGGCATGATCATCATGGGTAAGAAACCCGCAAAGGCTGCGTGA
- the xylB gene encoding xylulokinase produces the protein MFIGLDLGTSGLKGVLIDGSQKVVAEASAPLTVQRPHDGWSEQSPADWISAAEQVLQQLSVQSLDKVQGIGLSGHMHGATLLDASDEVLRPCILWNDTRSHEEAAELDGDPLFRRVTGNIVFPGFTAPKLMWVQRHEPRVWERVAKVLLPKDYLRLWLTGEHVAEMSDAAGTSWLDTGKRDWSDDCLAATGLSRAQMPRLVEGSQVSGSLRDALASRWGLPKGVVVAGGGGDNAASGVGVGVVRAGDAFVSLGTSGVLFAANDGYQPAPETAVHTFCHALPDTWHQMGVILAATDALNWYAELVGETAGSLTGSLGALQGPGKGLFLPYLGGERTPLNDAAIRGAFLGLEHATDRAAGTRAVLEGVTFAIRDSRDALAATGTKLERLLAVGGGSRSDYWLRAIATALDIPVHLPVAGDFGGAFGAARLALMAATGAGAEIATLPPIARTIDPDRSLTAAFDAGHARYRAAQSAIRALAH, from the coding sequence ATGTTTATCGGACTGGACTTGGGCACCTCGGGTTTGAAGGGGGTGCTGATCGACGGGTCGCAGAAGGTGGTGGCGGAAGCATCGGCGCCGTTGACGGTGCAAAGGCCGCATGACGGGTGGAGCGAGCAGTCGCCCGCCGACTGGATTTCGGCCGCCGAGCAGGTGCTGCAACAGCTTTCGGTGCAGAGTCTGGACAAGGTGCAGGGCATTGGCCTGTCGGGCCATATGCACGGCGCGACCCTGCTGGACGCCAGTGACGAGGTGCTGCGCCCCTGCATCCTGTGGAACGACACCCGCAGCCACGAAGAGGCCGCAGAACTGGACGGCGACCCGCTGTTCCGGCGCGTGACGGGCAACATCGTATTTCCCGGTTTTACTGCGCCCAAGTTGATGTGGGTGCAGCGCCATGAACCGCGGGTCTGGGAGCGTGTGGCAAAGGTGCTGCTGCCCAAGGATTACCTGCGGCTCTGGCTGACGGGCGAACATGTGGCCGAGATGTCGGATGCGGCGGGGACAAGCTGGCTTGATACGGGCAAGCGCGACTGGTCCGATGACTGTCTGGCCGCGACGGGGCTTTCCCGCGCGCAGATGCCGCGTCTGGTCGAGGGATCGCAGGTTTCGGGGTCGCTTCGCGATGCGCTGGCGTCGCGCTGGGGCCTGCCGAAAGGTGTGGTCGTGGCCGGTGGCGGTGGCGACAATGCCGCGTCAGGGGTTGGCGTGGGTGTCGTGCGGGCTGGCGATGCTTTCGTGTCGCTGGGCACGAGCGGAGTGCTCTTTGCGGCGAATGACGGCTATCAGCCAGCGCCTGAAACGGCGGTGCACACGTTCTGCCACGCCTTGCCGGATACGTGGCACCAGATGGGCGTGATCCTCGCCGCGACCGATGCGCTCAACTGGTATGCGGAGCTGGTGGGCGAGACGGCGGGATCGCTTACCGGATCGCTTGGTGCGCTGCAGGGTCCGGGCAAGGGCTTGTTCCTGCCCTATTTGGGCGGAGAGCGGACTCCGCTGAACGATGCGGCGATTCGGGGGGCTTTCCTCGGGCTGGAGCACGCGACAGACCGCGCTGCGGGCACGCGGGCGGTGCTGGAGGGCGTGACATTCGCCATCCGCGACAGCCGCGATGCGCTGGCGGCGACGGGGACAAAGCTGGAGCGGCTGCTCGCCGTGGGCGGCGGGTCGCGGTCGGATTATTGGCTGCGGGCGATTGCGACCGCGCTGGATATTCCGGTGCATTTGCCGGTGGCAGGCGATTTCGGCGGTGCCTTTGGCGCGGCACGCCTGGCGCTTATGGCCGCGACAGGCGCGGGGGCCGAGATTGCCACGCTGCCGCCGATCGCGCGGACCATCGACCCCGACCGTTCCCTGACAGCCGCATTCGACGCGGGCCATGCACGTTACCGCGCTGCACAATCTGCCATCAGGGCGCTTGCCCACTAA
- the xylA gene encoding xylose isomerase, producing MTDFFKGIPQIKFEGEGSSNEFAFRHYNPDEIIMGKRMEDHMRFAVAYWHSFAWPGGDPFGGQTFDRPWFGDTMALAKLKADVAFDMFDILGAPFYCFHDADARPEGATFAESKRNLEEIVDYLGEKQASHKTQLLWGTANMFSHKRWMSGAATNPDPDVYAYAAATVKANMDATHKLGGANYVLWGGREGYETLLNTDLKAEREHAGRFLQQVVEYKHKIGFKGAILIEPKPQEPSKHQYDYDVATVYGFLVQFGLEKEVKVNIEQGHAILAGHSFEHEIALASALGIFGSIDMNRNDYQSGWDTDQFPNNHAEKALAFYEILRAGGYTTGGTNFDAKVRRQSLDADDLILAHVGGMDTCARALKAAAALLQDGALEAARDERYAGWNKPEAKALLTGSLEDAAAVVTAKGLNPEPRSGRQERLENLWNRFI from the coding sequence ATGACCGATTTCTTCAAAGGTATCCCGCAGATCAAGTTCGAGGGAGAGGGCAGCAGCAACGAATTCGCCTTCCGGCATTACAATCCGGACGAAATCATCATGGGCAAGCGCATGGAGGATCACATGCGCTTTGCGGTCGCTTATTGGCACAGCTTTGCTTGGCCGGGTGGCGACCCGTTCGGCGGGCAGACCTTCGACCGCCCGTGGTTCGGCGATACCATGGCGCTGGCCAAGCTCAAGGCCGATGTGGCCTTTGACATGTTCGATATTCTGGGCGCGCCGTTCTATTGCTTTCACGATGCAGATGCGCGGCCCGAGGGGGCGACGTTTGCGGAATCGAAGCGCAATCTGGAAGAGATCGTCGATTATCTTGGCGAAAAGCAGGCGAGCCACAAGACCCAGCTCTTGTGGGGCACGGCCAACATGTTCAGCCATAAGCGCTGGATGTCGGGCGCGGCGACCAACCCCGACCCCGATGTTTACGCCTATGCGGCGGCGACCGTGAAAGCCAACATGGACGCCACGCACAAGCTGGGCGGGGCGAACTATGTGCTGTGGGGCGGACGCGAGGGGTATGAGACGCTGCTCAATACAGACCTGAAGGCCGAGCGCGAACATGCGGGGCGGTTCCTGCAACAGGTCGTGGAATACAAGCACAAGATCGGCTTCAAGGGTGCGATCCTGATCGAGCCGAAGCCGCAAGAGCCGAGCAAGCACCAGTATGATTACGACGTGGCCACGGTTTACGGCTTCCTCGTGCAGTTCGGGCTGGAAAAGGAAGTAAAGGTCAACATCGAGCAGGGCCACGCCATCCTCGCGGGGCATTCGTTCGAGCATGAAATCGCGCTGGCCTCGGCTTTGGGGATTTTCGGGTCGATCGACATGAACCGGAACGATTACCAATCGGGCTGGGATACGGACCAGTTTCCGAACAACCACGCCGAAAAGGCGCTGGCATTCTATGAAATCCTGCGGGCGGGTGGCTATACCACCGGCGGCACCAACTTTGACGCCAAGGTGCGGCGGCAGTCGCTGGATGCGGATGACCTGATCCTTGCCCATGTCGGCGGAATGGACACCTGCGCCCGTGCGCTGAAGGCAGCGGCGGCCCTGTTGCAGGACGGTGCGTTGGAAGCGGCGCGGGACGAGCGGTATGCCGGTTGGAACAAACCCGAAGCCAAGGCGCTGCTGACAGGCAGCCTTGAGGATGCGGCGGCGGTCGTGACGGCTAAGGGGCTGAACCCCGAACCGCGCTCGGGTCGGCAGGAGCGGCTGGAAAACCTGTGGAACCGCTTCATCTGA
- the mgrA gene encoding L-glyceraldehyde 3-phosphate reductase — translation MTYTPAADRYEKMVYRRCGKSGLQLPAISLGLWHNFGHDTPHQVKRDICRTAFDLGITHFDLANNYGPPPGSAEEAFGDILKTDFAGYRDELIISSKAGYNMWDGPYGEWGSRKYLVASCDQSLKRMGLDYVDIFYSHRFDPDTPLEETMMALDHIVRSGRALYVGISSYNSQRTREAYAILKELGTPLVIHQPSYNILNRWVEHDGLKDTLADLGVGSIAFTPLAQGILTKKYLGGIPQGSRAAQGKSLDPATITESAIASVKALDAMAQQRGQTLAQMAIAWVLRNGGITTALIGASKPEQVVDCAGAIGNLDFSAAELDEIDRIAAEEDINLWAKSSAE, via the coding sequence ATGACCTATACCCCCGCCGCCGACCGCTATGAAAAGATGGTTTACCGCCGTTGCGGCAAAAGCGGCCTGCAACTGCCCGCGATCAGCCTTGGGCTGTGGCACAACTTTGGCCACGACACGCCGCATCAGGTGAAGCGCGACATTTGCCGCACTGCGTTCGACCTTGGCATCACGCATTTCGATCTGGCCAACAACTACGGCCCGCCCCCCGGCAGCGCCGAAGAGGCGTTCGGCGATATCCTGAAAACCGATTTCGCAGGGTACAGGGACGAGCTGATCATCAGCTCGAAGGCCGGTTACAACATGTGGGACGGCCCTTATGGCGAATGGGGAAGCCGCAAGTATCTGGTGGCATCCTGTGACCAAAGCCTGAAGCGGATGGGGCTGGATTACGTCGACATCTTCTATTCGCACCGCTTCGACCCCGACACACCGCTGGAAGAGACGATGATGGCGCTTGACCATATCGTGCGGTCGGGGCGGGCGCTTTATGTGGGGATTTCCAGCTACAACAGCCAGCGCACGCGCGAGGCTTACGCGATCCTGAAAGAGCTTGGCACGCCGCTGGTCATTCACCAGCCCAGCTACAACATCCTGAACCGTTGGGTGGAACATGACGGGTTGAAGGACACGCTGGCCGATCTGGGCGTGGGGTCCATCGCCTTTACGCCGCTGGCGCAGGGGATATTGACCAAGAAATACCTTGGCGGCATTCCCCAAGGCAGCCGTGCGGCGCAGGGCAAAAGCCTCGACCCCGCGACGATAACCGAAAGCGCGATTGCTTCGGTCAAAGCACTGGACGCAATGGCGCAGCAGCGCGGGCAGACGCTGGCGCAGATGGCGATTGCATGGGTGCTGCGCAATGGCGGGATCACCACGGCGCTGATCGGGGCATCGAAACCCGAACAGGTGGTCGATTGCGCCGGAGCGATCGGAAACCTCGATTTCAGCGCCGCCGAACTGGATGAAATCGACCGGATCGCGGCCGAAGAAGATATCAACCTTTGGGCGAAATCCTCGGCCGAGTGA
- a CDS encoding flagellar hook protein FlgE, translating into MSISSSLNAGVAGLNANATRLASISDNIANSGTYGYKRAASDFESMVITSSSGAGTYSAGGVRASTTRLIDERGALVGTANALDIAVSGRGMLPVMPAASMGSNFADQPLVMTTTGAFRTDATGMLRTDSGLVLLGWPANADGTVPVNARDTIQGLQPIVINSNQTAGDPTTKMGLGVNLPAVQTAAGSAGGSLPLSVEYFGNLGTSEKLDITFEPVIPASGVSNQWSMVIRDSAQNGAVIGQYALEFDDSRGSGGTLASVTAVSGGAYNAAAGTLALTVMGGPLTVTIGRLGDPNGLTQLSDNFAPVAITKDGSPVGNLTAVEVDENGFLTASYDTGFVRRIYQIPLVDVPNPNGLRTMSNQTYQVSPQSGSFFLWDAGTGPTGKVVGYAREGSTTDVAAELTALIQTQRAYSSNAKVIQTVDEMLQETTNIKR; encoded by the coding sequence ATGTCCATATCTTCGTCGCTGAATGCCGGAGTTGCCGGTCTGAACGCAAACGCGACCCGGCTCGCCTCGATTTCCGACAATATCGCGAACTCGGGCACCTATGGTTACAAGCGTGCGGCTTCGGATTTCGAAAGCATGGTCATCACCTCGTCCAGCGGGGCGGGCACCTATTCGGCGGGCGGGGTGCGGGCCTCGACCACACGGTTGATCGATGAACGGGGCGCGCTGGTCGGCACGGCGAATGCGCTCGACATCGCGGTATCGGGGCGCGGGATGCTGCCGGTGATGCCAGCGGCTTCGATGGGGTCCAATTTTGCCGACCAGCCGCTGGTGATGACCACGACGGGCGCGTTCCGCACCGATGCGACGGGGATGCTGCGAACCGATTCGGGTTTGGTGCTGCTGGGTTGGCCCGCAAATGCCGATGGCACTGTGCCGGTGAATGCCCGCGACACGATACAGGGGCTGCAACCTATCGTCATCAACTCGAACCAGACGGCGGGCGATCCGACGACCAAGATGGGGCTGGGGGTCAATCTGCCCGCCGTGCAGACGGCGGCCGGATCAGCGGGTGGCTCATTGCCCCTGTCGGTCGAATATTTCGGCAACCTCGGGACATCGGAAAAGCTGGACATCACGTTCGAGCCTGTCATTCCGGCAAGCGGCGTGTCGAACCAGTGGAGCATGGTAATCCGCGATTCGGCGCAGAACGGGGCCGTGATCGGCCAATATGCGCTAGAGTTCGACGACAGCCGTGGCAGTGGCGGCACGCTGGCTTCGGTCACCGCTGTGTCGGGCGGTGCCTATAACGCCGCAGCAGGAACCCTCGCGCTGACTGTGATGGGCGGCCCGCTGACAGTGACGATCGGGCGGCTGGGCGATCCGAACGGGCTGACGCAACTGTCGGACAATTTCGCCCCCGTCGCCATCACCAAAGATGGCTCGCCAGTCGGGAACCTGACTGCGGTCGAGGTGGACGAGAACGGGTTCCTGACCGCGAGCTATGACACCGGATTCGTGCGGCGCATCTACCAGATCCCGCTGGTCGACGTGCCCAACCCCAACGGGCTGCGGACGATGTCGAACCAGACTTATCAGGTCTCGCCGCAGTCGGGGTCGTTCTTCCTGTGGGATGCCGGAACCGGACCGACGGGCAAGGTGGTTGGCTATGCGCGCGAAGGGTCTACCACCGATGTCGCGGCGGAATTGACCGCGCTGATCCAGACCCAGCGCGCCTATTCATCCAACGCCAAGGTGATCCAGACGGTGGACGAGATGTTGCAGGAAACCACGAACATAAAGCGGTAA